The nucleotide sequence TGATCATAATGCGCACGATTGACGTAGCAGTACGTTAGTTGCGGGCCGGCGGCGTTCTTGACTGATATTCCAGCCATCACGCTGACGGATTCCGATTTCCCGGCTTGATATAGTATGCTCATACTGAACCAGTTCTGCTTGATCTCAACGCTGCATTCCCGCTCTTCCTTGAATTCATCGTACGATGAAGCGAAGACTCCCGCCCAGATTCCGTTTAGGTCGGGAATCGACACGATATTCATTCGCCGAGCCAGTGGCATACGCCAAAGCTGCAATGAAAACCAGCGGCGAAGAATCGTGTACACTCCGACCGCAGACGGTGCATCGATGATCCAACCGTATTCCCAGTGCAAGGGTGCTATCGCTTGATGGATGATGTAGGCGACAATCACGCTCGCAATGGCGATCCAGATTACGATTCCATCGCGCTCGTCCGAGTCGGTCGAGTAGGGAGTCAGTGGTATGGTAGTCACAAGTTACCGGTCCTCCAACAGTGCTTTGAGCTGGTACGTCATTTTGGGGGCGCAACCGTGGTGGCTTCGCAAAGGCGCAGTGAGCCTTTCGCATTATGCAGGCTCACCCACAATCCACCACCGTCAAGACGTCGTCCTACGATTATGAGAAGCAGGGCTTGAAGTCCGTGCTTCGACTTGGCGAACGCCGATGTCATCGTGGTGCGATCTCTTGCCGAAGGCGATGGGTGACCAACCGGATGAGTGTGCCACTCCCCAACGTAGTGAAGACCGTGCTGGAACCGTTCATCGATTGTTGACTGCGCACCGTTCAGGTCAATCTCGAAGTAGTTGCTGCCACGTCCGTCCTTCCGGTTGGGAATTGTTGCCTCGACGATGTGGATGGCGTCTTGTCCTATCGTGGCGAATAATAGACCTCCGGCCTCGTTGAAAAATGGCCACTGCCGGTGACGCCGCATTACTGATAGCGCTGCATCGCCGATCACGACGCGTCGGCTAAGGCCGGGGTGCCAGAATGCTCGTGGCATTACGCTGCCGGTTCCGCACACGCCGGGCATGTTCTCCACTCGTCTTCGTAAATGCCGCCACTGGTAGGTGGCTCGCCGTGCACCTCGACCCACTCTTTCCGTAGCGTCCCCCCGTGCGCCGTCCTAACATGTTCTGGGCCGAGCCACGACCATAGCCTGGACCGCACCGGTTTCGCTGCTAACAGGTCTAGGATGACGCGTGCCACAAAGGCCTTTGCGGGCAAAGCCTCTATCTCGGAATACGGCTGCCAGCTTGTCGAACAGCCCGGTTCGAACCGATGTGTAGGTCCGTTCCAGTCGGTGATTGAGTGCCGAAAGACGCCGAACTCATCGCATCCACACCGAAGGCAACCGTCGCCCTCGTTGAGCGCGAGCACTCGGGCGGCAGCGGCAAATGGCTCGAGCCAAGCGAACAGAAGTGATGGAAAGTTAGCGGTCGCTATCGCAGCGTCGCTTAGTTGGATTTCGTCGGCGGCCTCGCCGGTCGTCGAAACGACAATGTCCGCGTCGAGTAGCACGCCGGGATCCCGTTCGTACGTTACTTGCCAAGGTTCGAACTGAGCCCCGATTGTAACGTTTGGAAAGTCACGCCTGATCGTTTCCGCCAAGGCCTTCGCCTTGGATCTGCCGACGTACCGACCGCCCAGCTCGTGCCTTGCAATGTTTCCCCACGTGAGTAGGTCCGGATCGATCAGCGTCAGATTTGAGGCGCCTGCTTTCACGAGCAAGCGCGCAAGGGTGCTCCCCAACGAACCGCAGCCGATCAGGACAATCCGGGCAGACCGTATTGCGCTGTTGCTACCATCACCGCCGCGATCAACAAGCCATGCTACATCAGCACGGTCAACTCTAACGTTCTCGATCGCCGATTCCGGAGAAAAGAAGTACGGCGCTGCAACGTGTCCGGG is from Candidatus Binatia bacterium and encodes:
- a CDS encoding Mov34/MPN/PAD-1 family protein is translated as MIGDAALSVMRRHRQWPFFNEAGGLLFATIGQDAIHIVEATIPNRKDGRGSNYFEIDLNGAQSTIDERFQHGLHYVGEWHTHPVGHPSPSARDRTTMTSAFAKSKHGLQALLLIIVGRRLDGGGLWVSLHNAKGSLRLCEATTVAPPK
- a CDS encoding ThiF family adenylyltransferase, translating into MSGDTAKRELPAEKLTRVERHLSEANLSPRWLREDDLQRQYPDSDVVAGWRIVLDDDHEVDVLLGPDYPYRRAQIGVAPLRQDIPRSRVFVNSTLCLLKGNEGHSLNDDERVLDDLLSRTRALLEGEGEDYAARNAEEIVDYWKGSRSSRSIVSICEVNAAAREVFYSNDLPFTLIGDTREDVERWVRQYSNSTNPTVKHSVLLSANIEFPVKMSNGRALYEWFQEKHPDQMTLVESLAAGDPISAPVLIGITDAAGGGALLGAWVRRPEKQKVGQPKGLGTPGFRKGKAPGHVAAPYFFSPESAIENVRVDRADVAWLVDRGGDGSNSAIRSARIVLIGCGSLGSTLARLLVKAGASNLTLIDPDLLTWGNIARHELGGRYVGRSKAKALAETIRRDFPNVTIGAQFEPWQVTYERDPGVLLDADIVVSTTGEAADEIQLSDAAIATANFPSLLFAWLEPFAAAARVLALNEGDGCLRCGCDEFGVFRHSITDWNGPTHRFEPGCSTSWQPYSEIEALPAKAFVARVILDLLAAKPVRSRLWSWLGPEHVRTAHGGTLRKEWVEVHGEPPTSGGIYEDEWRTCPACAEPAA